GTTTGTATGAAGACCTGTTGATGGAAAGCCTAAAAGCAAGTCTCCCTTTTTTATTTTTTTTGGTAGTAGGTTTTCTTTTTTTAGAATTCCTACACAGAATCCGACTATATCCCATTCATCCTTATTATATATATCAGGCATTTCTGCAGTTTCACCTCCTAAAAAGGCTATGTTTCCGTTTTCCCTTAGAGCTTTTAATATACCCTTAGCAATCCTTTTAACGACTTTTAAATCAAGACTGGATGAAGCAATGTAATCTAAGAAAAAAATAGGTTTTGCCCCTTGACACAAAAGGTCATTAACAGAGTGGTTTACTATGTCTTCTCCCAGAACTTCAAATTTACCGGCAAGTCTTGCCACTTGGGTTTTTGTACCAACTCCATCACAGGTGGCAGCAATAAAATACTTCCCCAACTCATAAATACCTGAAAATCTCTCCTTTTGCCCTGTAATTACTTTAAATAACTTTGAGACCCCCTCGGCCTTCTTTAGGTCCACACCAGCCTCTTTATACCTCATGAATATCTATATTCTAACTCCTTTATAATTCTCTTTATATTTTTTTCGATCAATTTTGATATGAAAAGATAAAATTTATAATCTTTACCTAATGGATCTGGAATCTCTTTTGATTTGTCAACAAGGTTTAATAGTCTTACTTTTTCATAAAATCCCATTTTTTGAATTTCTCTTAAATGTCTTTTTTCCATAACGTAGACAAAATCTGCCCATTCAAGGTCTTCTCTACTAAGTCTTCTTGTTTTATAATGGCTAAGATCTAGGTTATATCTCTCCTTAAGAATTCTGATTGTATTTTCAGAGATTGGAAGTCCACTGGTTGCCTCAGTACCGGCTGATCTTATGTCTATTAACTCCTTTAGGTCTGGCTTTAAAAGTGAGTGCATTATACCCATAGCCATAGGTGATCTACAGCTATTCCCGGTGCAGACAAACAGTATATTTGTTTTAATTGATTTAGAAATTTTTATTTTTCTTAAAAGTATATTCTCGATTTGAGCTATTCCTATGGGTCCTTTTCTTACTAAAATAAAAGGATATTTACTTAAATCAATAATTGTTGAGGCAAGAGTTCCAGGGGAGTTTTGAGGGTATACAAAATCGATGTATTTACCGAATTCTTTTTCAATTTGTGTATAGTCGTTAATTTCTTTTTGACCAGAAATGTTAACTGAAGTTTGGACAAGGGGACCTGCCTCTTTGCAAAGGGAAATTGGTACAGAGTGATTTGGGATTCTTACAGATACTGTTTTTTTCTCTTTATGGACTATATAATC
The genomic region above belongs to Candidatus Hydrothermales bacterium and contains:
- the purM gene encoding phosphoribosylformylglycinamidine cyclo-ligase, which gives rise to MRYKEAGVDLKKAEGVSKLFKVITGQKERFSGIYELGKYFIAATCDGVGTKTQVARLAGKFEVLGEDIVNHSVNDLLCQGAKPIFFLDYIASSSLDLKVVKRIAKGILKALRENGNIAFLGGETAEMPDIYNKDEWDIVGFCVGILKKENLLPKKIKKGDLLLGFPSTGLHTNGYSLARKVLLGKYDLNKKFGGKTLKSLLLKPHRSYFKALYPLIEKKLIKGLVHVTGGGIEGNLKRILPENLGYEIDVRDIERPIIFDIIQKEGNVPNDEMLKVFNLGIGMIAVIDKKDQEKIKSFLSKKGEKFYVIGEITKGKRKVLF
- a CDS encoding L-threonylcarbamoyladenylate synthase, which gives rise to MESKDKRKELRKAIEILKKGGVIAIPTDTVSGFVTPYWSSEGVKRIFSIKERETEKKFGLFISDPKELNIFTKNLTETRKRLVYNLWPGPISFLFKAKERLPDYIVHKEKKTVSVRIPNHSVPISLCKEAGPLVQTSVNISGQKEINDYTQIEKEFGKYIDFVYPQNSPGTLASTIIDLSKYPFILVRKGPIGIAQIENILLRKIKISKSIKTNILFVCTGNSCRSPMAMGIMHSLLKPDLKELIDIRSAGTEATSGLPISENTIRILKERYNLDLSHYKTRRLSREDLEWADFVYVMEKRHLREIQKMGFYEKVRLLNLVDKSKEIPDPLGKDYKFYLFISKLIEKNIKRIIKELEYRYS